The Malassezia japonica chromosome 9, complete sequence genomic interval CCGTGGGAAGGGAATTTACCGCCTCCACACCGTATGCCGCCCGCggaggtcgaggcgcggcagcgcacgctgcatgcactcgagcaggccgttGGCGTGCGCCGGGCCATTCTGGCATCgtacgtcgctcggctAACGCAGTGCGGAGAGCTCATTTGATACCATACAGCAGCTCCAGGCGTCGGACGACGGTGCACGAGTTGGGGCTGGGGGGGCGAGCCAGGGCCATGGGACACGCACCCTCctccgcgagcgcgacgaccttgcgctcgagattCTGCGTGtgcaggccgagctggCGACAGTACAGGAGGAGGGGCAGAGGCTCGCACGAGAAATTCGGGGTACGTCGCACCTCTCACCCAGACGTGCGCCAGCATACCATCGCGTCCTTGCACGAGGCTCGCGACCAGACGCCAACACAGGCCAAGGACACGACGCAGCGACAGAGCGACCTGCTCCACGGCGTGGTGCTCGTACGTACTGCAGCTGACACAgggccttgcgctgcatgGCGAGCACCCGTGGTACGAAGACCCGCAGCTCACCGAGCTTGTGCTTTCTATGGATGACCGCGCAGCTAGCAATGTATAAAGAGTATGAGCCCGTCCAGGGGCGCACTGTAGAACTAGAGCATGCTGCggagcgagcgccgtccCAGCGGCCGCCTCCACATTCCGAATCCGACGACGATGCTGGACCTCTTTGTGATCCTGTCCAAGAGTGCGTGCCTCTTCTCACCCAGCGGGATGTATCCTGTGGTCCAAAGCCTTTACGCCGTCGGCATCCAATAGCGATATCGTGAACCGTGTCGTGCGCACGACTTTCCTTGaggagcgcacggcgcaggcacgTGTCGATATCGACGGATGCACGGTGCGGTGGACGCTGTCCAACCCCCTTGAGCTGACGTTTATTGTATGTGTGTTTCCTAACGCAGGCGGTCTATCAGCGCATTCTGCAGCTGACGTacgtcgagacgctcctcgagtcGGTTCAGGCGGCCTTTACCGAGCGCTACGCGACGCTGCTCAAGACGCTTCcgagcgccacgacgcCCGCCGATGTCCTCAGCGAGTACAACAAGAGCATGCCAGAGTGGTCGAAGCAGTTTGCACAgatcctgcgccgcgccgagcacggcgcgccgaagcgcactgcgctcgaggaaaAGGCGGCAAACGTCCCGGCGGAGGCGAAAgccgcgcctgcgagcACGCCTGCCgcccgcgaggcgccgcgtctgGGCGACAAGGCTGTCGCCGGGCCtggcgggcgccgcatcgtGTCCAAGTCGAAGAAAaaaggcgcggcggctgccgagcccgagcccgagcccgagcctgCCAAGAAGCCcggcaaggagcgccgcaagtGGGACGCGAACGGCCAGGCGATTGCCGAGACCGACGTTGCGAACCTCGACTTTagcggcaccggcgctgcagccgaCGAGTCGGTCGACCTGAGCCAATGGATCGACGAGTCCAAGCTTGGGCACACGACCAAGGACGGCCTgtacgagctcgcggacgacgacaaTGCGCCTGTCCctgacgacgaggacgagagcgcgtcgacgggCTTTTTGTCGAATCTGCGCAAAGGCAGCTCGACCGGCTTCTTTTCCCGTATGCTCGGCggcaaagaggcgctgACCGAGGCGGACCTTGCGCCGGTCCTGCACGCAATGCAGATGCACCTGCAATCCAAGAACGTCGCAAACGACGTCGCAGAGATGATCTGCGACGGTGtcaagcgccgcctggtcggcaagcgcctcgcgacCTTTGGCAGCAtcaaggccgaggtgcgcaagtcgctcgacgagtcGATTACGCGCATCCTCACCCCACGCACGTCTACCGATATTCTTCTCGAGATTGCGAGCAAGAagcagcggcgctcggAGCTCCTGAGCACGATGCCgaacgcggcgcgcaacaGCCGCGGCACAAACGTGTCGCCTGCGCTGAACCCCTATGCGATGTGCTTTGTGGGTGTGAATGGTGTAGGAAAGTCGACCAATCTCGCCAAGGTGTGCTTCTGGCTGCTGCAGAACCGCTACCGGGTGCTGATTGCAGCGTGCGACACCTTTCGCAGCGGTGCCGtggagcagctgcgcacgcacgtcCGCAACCTTGGCCAGCTCGAGatcgacggccgcgccgtgTCGGAGGGCCTGCCGagtggcgaggcgctcctcgagctgtaCGAGCGCGGCTACGGCAAGGACGCGGCGGGCATCGCAAAGGATGCGCTTGCCTACGCCCGCCAAGGCGGCTTCGACGTCGTGCTCATCGACACGGCCGGGCGTATGCAGGATAATGAGCCGCTGATGCGTGCACTTGCGAAGCTCATTGCCGTGAACCAGCCCGACAAGGTGCTGTTTGTCGGCGaagcgctcgtcggcaacGAGGCGGTGGACCAGCTGACCAAGTTCAACCGCGCGGTGAAGGACTACAGCGGGGTGTCGAACCCCCGCGGCCTGGACGGGTGCCTCTTGACCAAGTGGGACACGGTCGACGACAAGGTCGGCACTGCGCTCACGTCGACCTGGGCGACGGGCCTGCCCATCTTCTTTGTCGGCACCGGGCAGACCTATACCGATTTGCGGCAGCTGCGTGTGCACCATGTCGTcaatgcgctgctgcgcgaaTAGATACCAATAGGCATGTGGTATGTGCGTTACCAGGACTATGTTCCTAGATTTTGGCGCTACCCGCGCGAATCATACAAGACCtccgcgcggccgagcggctgcgGAGCGAAGCGATGTGGCTCGACGTGGCCTGCTGCGTGTTGCAGCGAGTGGGGAACAGGCGTGCTGCCTGCAAAGGTATCGTCCAGCGTCGAAGAGGGCAGGTCGAACGAGCCGTTcggccgctcggccaggTACaaccgccgcagcgcgtctTCTGCCGCGCGGAACTCGGCCATGCGGATCGAGCTGCCGGTGCCCTCACCGAGCTTGACTGCACCACTGTACACGCCCACGACAAACACGGGCGAAATGCTTTTACGGCCCGTCTCGGCCAAAATCCGGCTCTGGGGCGTCGGCTTGTTGTATTTTTTGCATGTCGCCGAAAGCACACGCTTCGGGTCGCGGAACTTGAGCAGGCTCGCCAAGTCCATGCGGCGCGACAAAAACTGGCTGTGGACAAAGCCGCGGGTGGCCTCCATGCCCAGCTCCTGGAAGAGGACAGCGACCatggcgcgcatcgactgCGCCGCCACGTCCTTGCTCAGCAGGGGGGcggtgctgctcgcgcggccCTTGACGGCCTTTTGCACGACACTCTGGCCGGTACGGTCCCAGCGCTGGACGCCTtggccgagcacgccgaggtccgcaccgacgtcggccagcGTGCTGGGGCCGACAAACGCACTGACAAACGCCTTTAGCACGCGGGTCGGCAGGTGGGGGTACTTGAGGTGGAAGTACTCGCTCGCAATCAGGCCGAGCAACGCGTTTccgagcgtcgcaagcTCGGCATTGTGCGCCAGCGTCTCGGAGAGCTCCGGAACCTgctggcgctcctcggTGGAAAGGGGCAGGTCGGCGGCACTGCGCTGCACCGAGAGTACACTCGGGTGCGTGCACGCGACACGCACGAGacccgcacggcgcacacgctcgtCTGCGCTCAGCGTAGAAGGGAAAAGAtggaagcgcgcgccgaccgtgGCAATCGCCGACGGCACCTGCGCCTTGAGCGACGCCCAGATCTGGGGGTGCGAGCGCGCAAGCTGGGGAAGGTGTCCAACCGGTCCCGCACCATGCCACTCGACGGCATTCGCGACAGGAGTCGCATTCCGCcacacgctcgccgtggAGAATGCCCGCACAATCTGTCCACGCATGACGGTCAGGAGAGAATTGCGAAGAACGAAAGGTCACGTGCCTTCACGTGGCGCGCCCCGCTCCTCCACACCATGTCGGAGCGCCTGccagcgtcgcgcgcgccggcgcatgtgccggcctcggccgcgaaCTCGTCCTCGTTCTTGGATACGCCCGCTCAGGCCGCTGCCAATGCGACAGAACAGATGGAGGATGCACTTTCGGTGATCCTCGTCACAGCAGGCTACGACCACACCATCCGGTTCTGGGAGGCATGGTCGGGCGTCTGCTCGCACACGATCCAGCACCCCGATTCGCAGGTGAACCGCTTGGCAATTAGCCCAGATAAGAAGCTgctggcggcggcgtgctaCAATACTGTGCGCCTGTACGACTGCAATCCtagcggcgcgtcgctcgcgaccgccgcggcacaGAATACGGACGCGAACGGGCGGGGGAGCCGCGTGAACCCGGTGACGACGTTCGAGGGTCATTCGGGCAACATCACCTCGATTGCGTGGCACTGCGACGGGAAGTGGCTCGTGAGCGGCAGCGAGGACGGCACACTAAAGATTTGGGATACGCGGTACGTCCTCTCTCTAACACAGTACATCGCGCCCGCAGCGTGTATACGACCACCGGGGGCCCGTGAACGACGTGGTGATCCATCCGAACCAGGGTGAGCTCGTGTCCTGTGACCAGGACGGCAGCGTCAAGGTCTGggacctcggcgagaaTGGGTGCAGCCACGAACTGGTTCCTGAAGAGGAcgtgccgatgcgctcggtGACGATCGCGTCAGATGGCTCGTGTCTCGTCGGTGCCAACAACAAGGGGCGTGTGTACGTCTGGCGCATCCAGGGGGGCACGTACGGCCCGGACGGCACACCGGTGCCCGACACCGGCGCCAAGAACGAGTTTACAGACCTCTTGCCCGTGACCAAGTTCCAGGCGCACAACACGTACATtacgcggtgcgcgctgAGTCCTGATGCGCGCTACCTtgcgacgtgctcggcggaTACCACAGTCAAGATCTGGTCGACGGCCAACTTCAAGTTTGACCTCGACAAGACGCTCGTCGGTCACCAGCGGTGGGTGTGGGACGTGGCGTTTAGCGCGGACAGCGCCTACCTCGTGACTGCGTCGTCAGACCATGTTGCTCGGCTATGGGAGCtgtcgagcggcgagaCGATGCGCCAGTACAACGGCCATCATCGCGCTGCCGTTTGTGTTGCGCTGAACGACTCCAGCTTGGAGCCCGTGGGCGTCTAAGATAGTATACCCTAGTAAATGTTCCAGCTCTTGCGCCACTTGAGGCCGTGCCATTCGCTGATATCGCCCGACATGCCGAACGAGATCGCACGGAACCACCAAAAGATGCCAAAGAGCATCACGACCGCCACACCAAAGAGGATATTCTTCGTGCGCTCCGACAggggcgtgccgcggctcggcgcattcggcgcatcgtgcaGCCACGCGCTAGGCTTGCCGACAGACAGGTGGCCGGTGCGCAGGAACTGACCCAGGTCGATGCGGtagcgcgccgtcgcgtcGTTCCAGAAGAAgtggtcgagcaggtggGCCATGACGATCACCGCAAAGTAGAGCGTCGGCAGGTAGTGGTGGATATACGTCACACGGCCCATCAACAGGAAGGGGCCATAGTGCAGCAACCAGCCGAGAACACCGACCTTGAGGCCAAACAAAA includes:
- a CDS encoding uncharacterized protein (EggNog:ENOG503NWSW; COG:U), with amino-acid sequence MLDLFVILSKTGCILWSKAFTPSASNSDIVNRVVRTTFLEERTAQARVDIDGCTVRWTLSNPLELTFIAVYQRILQLTYVETLLESVQAAFTERYATLLKTLPSATTPADVLSEYNKSMPEWSKQFAQILRRAEHGAPKRTALEEKAANVPAEAKAAPASTPAAREAPRLGDKAVAGPGGRRIVSKSKKKGAAAAEPEPEPEPAKKPGKERRKWDANGQAIAETDVANLDFSGTGAAADESVDLSQWIDESKLGHTTKDGLYELADDDNAPVPDDEDESASTGFLSNLRKGSSTGFFSRMLGGKEALTEADLAPVLHAMQMHLQSKNVANDVAEMICDGVKRRLVGKRLATFGSIKAEVRKSLDESITRILTPRTSTDILLEIASKKQRRSELLSTMPNAARNSRGTNVSPALNPYAMCFVGVNGVGKSTNLAKVCFWLLQNRYRVLIAACDTFRSGAVEQLRTHVRNLGQLEIDGRAVSEGLPSGEALLELYERGYGKDAAGIAKDALAYARQGGFDVVLIDTAGRMQDNEPLMRALAKLIAVNQPDKVLFVGEALVGNEAVDQLTKFNRAVKDYSGVSNPRGLDGCLLTKWDTVDDKVGTALTSTWATGLPIFFVGTGQTYTDLRQLRVHHVVNALLRE
- the mrpl3 gene encoding 54S ribosomal protein L3 mitochondrial (EggNog:ENOG503NW2P; COG:J; BUSCO:EOG09263CGP): MRGQIVRAFSTASVWRNATPVANAVEWHGAGPVGHLPQLARSHPQIWASLKAQVPSAIATVGARFHLFPSTLSADERVRRAGLVRVACTHPSVLSVQRSAADLPLSTEERQQVPELSETLAHNAELATLGNALLGLIASEYFHLKYPHLPTRVLKAFVSAFVGPSTLADVGADLGVLGQGVQRWDRTGQSVVQKAVKGRASSTAPLLSKDVAAQSMRAMVAVLFQELGMEATRGFVHSQFLSRRMDLASLLKFRDPKRVLSATCKKYNKPTPQSRILAETGRKSISPVFVVGVYSGAVKLGEGTGSSIRMAEFRAAEDALRRLYLAERPNGSFDLPSSTLDDTFAGSTPVPHSLQHAAGHVEPHRFAPQPLGRAEVLYDSRG
- the LST8 gene encoding TOR complex subunit lst8 (EggNog:ENOG503NTXM; BUSCO:EOG092638XA; COG:S) translates to MSERLPASRAPAHVPASAANSSSFLDTPAQAAANATEQMEDALSVILVTAGYDHTIRFWEAWSGVCSHTIQHPDSQVNRLAISPDKKLLAAACYNTVRLYDCNPSGASLATAAAQNTDANGRGSRVNPVTTFEGHSGNITSIAWHCDGKWLVSGSEDGTLKIWDTRTSRPQRVYDHRGPVNDVVIHPNQGELVSCDQDGSVKVWDLGENGCSHELVPEEDVPMRSVTIASDGSCLVGANNKGRVYVWRIQGGTYGPDGTPVPDTGAKNEFTDLLPVTKFQAHNTYITRCALSPDARYLATCSADTTVKIWSTANFKFDLDKTLVGHQRWVWDVAFSADSAYLVTASSDHVARLWELSSGETMRQYNGHHRAAVCVALNDSSLEPVGV